The Daucus carota subsp. sativus chromosome 9, DH1 v3.0, whole genome shotgun sequence genome window below encodes:
- the LOC108201096 gene encoding pentatricopeptide repeat-containing protein At2g06000 yields MLLLNPRKHHLDLFTMFVLPRGQRVSEVAAIAGFHSHVPVESNPSHHLETVWFVKVLCTLCIRTSPSLQIFKSQYFEKNLNPFLAFEVIKHVNFSFSNPELAFGFFQFTRTNLRVVHSFDTYYMLLRSFPEMGFHDLAKDVLDCMRLDGYLLDNALFEFLVMSFANAGKFEVARELFIAQELLFVRSGSDRVGKISAYVYNNFLSLLVKKNQVNEAIGFFRDHVLRSKCCFPDTCTFNIVLRGMCKVGEPDKAFVMLNDMDNHGCLPDVVSFNTLINGFCRIGNVARAYELLRKIQSEGRFPPDVVSYTSVISGYCRLGEMYNASSIFDEMINRGVKPNLVTFNAVIDGFAKTGDMSSALNIYEKMLHLGCPPDVVTFTSLMDGHCRIGQVDHGLNLWNEIYTRKLLPNVYTFSVIINALCKQNRLDEAHNFLKQLNSRGDIAPQPFLYNPVIDGFCKCGNVDKANVILREMEEKKCKPDKLTFTILILGHCMKGRMFEAINMFNKMLAVGCSPDKITIKSLVSCLQKAGMPKEAHKIRLAVAGYLDSCLSSSSRSIPDLNISAAIK; encoded by the coding sequence ATGCTATTATTGAATCCAAGAAAACACCACTTGGATCTTTTTACAATGTTTGTCTTGCCTAGAGGTCAAAGGGTCTCTGAAGTTGCTGCTATTGCTGGTTTTCATAGTCATGTTCCAGTTGAATCTAACCCATCTCACCACTTGGAGACTGTTTGGTTTGTTAAGGTTTTGTGTACTCTTTGTATTCGTACCTCGCCGTCTCTCCAGATTTTTAAAAGTCAGTATTTTGAGAAGAATTTGAATCCTTTTCTTGCATTTGAAGTTATAAAACATGTGAATTTCAGCTTTAGTAACCCGGAACTAGCTTTTGGGTTCTTTCAGTTTACGAGGACTAATTTGAGGGTTGTTCATTCTTTTGATACTTATTATATGTTACTGAGATCGTTTCCTGAAATGGGGTTTCATGATTTGGCTAAAGATGTTCTTGATTGTATGAGGCTTGACGGCTATTTGCTTGATAATGCGTTGTTTGAGTTTCTTGTAATGTCGTTCGCCAATGCAGGCAAGTTTGAAGTTGCTAGAGAATTGTTTATTGCTCAAGAGTTGTTATTTGTGCGATCTGGTAGTGACAGAGTAGGCAAAATAAGTGCTTATGTATATAATAACTTTTTAAGTTTGTTGGTGAAGAAAAACCAGGTTAACGAGGCTATAGGATTTTTCCGGGACCATGTTTTGAGATCAAAGTGTTGTTTCCCTGATACTTGCACATTTAACATTGTACTCCGTGGTATGTGCAAAGTTGGGGAACCTGATAAGGCATTTGTGATGTTGAACGATATGGACAACCATGGCTGTTTGCCGGATGTTGTTTCATTTAACACTCTTATAAACGGATTTTGTCGAATTGGTAATGTAGCTAGAGCTTATGAGTTATTGAGAAAAATCCAGTCAGAAGGTCGGTTTCCACCGGATGTTGTTTCTTATACATCAGTAATATCAGGTTATTGCAGGCTAGGTGAAATGTATAATGCTTCAAGTATATTTGATGAAATGATTAATAGAGGAGTAAAGCCAAATTTAGTTACCTTTAATGCAGTTATTGACGGGTTTGCTAAGACTGGAGACATGAGTTCAGCACTGAATATTTATGAGAAGATGCTTCATCTCGGTTGTCCTCCTGATGTTGTTACATTCACTTCTCTCATGGATGGCCATTGTCGGATAGGGCAGGTAGACCATGGTTTGAATCTttggaatgaaatttatacaAGGAAGCTGCTTCCAAATGTGTATACATTTTCTGTTATTATAAATGCTCTATGCAAGCAAAATCGATTAGATGAGGCTCACAACTTCTTAAAGCAGTTAAATTCTAGAGGTGATATTGCACCACAACCATTTCTTTATAACCCTGTTATTGATGGGTTTTGTAAGTGTGGAAATGTCGACAAGGCAAATGTGATTCTTAGAGAAATGGAGGAGAAAAAATGTAAACCTGATAAACTGACTTTCACCATTCTTATACTTGGACATTGCATGAAGGGTAGAATGTTTGAGGCCATTAACATGTTTAATAAGATGTTGGCAGTTGGGTGTTCACCAGATAAAATTACTATCAAATCACTGGTTTCATGCCTCCAAAAGGCTGGGATGCCCAAAGAAGCCCATAAGATAAGGCTAGCCGTGGCAGGGTACTTAGATTCATGTCTGTCATCCTCTAGCAGGAGTATTCCAGACTTGAATATCAGTGCGGCCATTAAGTAA
- the LOC108201097 gene encoding cytochrome P450 89A2 has product MKITMEAWLIIAFTVSLALLLKPLLRLVTTCRLNLPPGPVSIPILGNLLWLRHSVSDVGPILAKLGHKYGPIITLKFGSRTVIFISSHSLAHSSLVENGAIFSDRPRPPPTKRFLSCNQHNINTAGYGPTWRLFRRNLNSEILHPSRVKAFSHAREWVLGVLVQRLYKSTDNVGVKVVDEFQFAMFGLLVLMCFGDKLEEKEIKEVERVQRGIFSNLERVRVLDMWPVLGKTLFYRRWLELKRLRKNQESVLIPLIKCRLEKLQPGLDQDEVVTAYVDTLLKLKLPEEGDRKLSFPEIVSLCSEFLTGGTDTTTTALQWIMANLVKHPEIQGKVYDEIMSVKGNCPGLGGEGKMVVVEEEDLQQMPYLKAVVLESLRAHPPAHFVLAHSVTQEIELDGYVVPTDARINYMVAEMGRDPKVWDDPLEFKPERFLNKKGDLEAFDITGSRGIKMMPFGAGRRICPALNLAMLHLEYFVANLIWYFRWKAPDGVPVDLSEKEEFTVVMKNPLLAHISPRAKL; this is encoded by the coding sequence ATGAAAATCACCATGGAAGCTTGGTTAATCATTGCCTTCACAGTCTCCCTCGCTCTACTACTCAAACCCCTCCTCCGTCTCGTCACCACTTGTCGGCTCAACCTCCCTCCAGGTCCTGTTTCTATTCCTATCCTCGGTAACCTCCTCTGGCTAAGACACTCAGTCTCCGACGTCGGACCAATCCTAGCCAAACTCGGACACAAGTACGGCCCTATTATCACTCTCAAATTTGGTTCCCGCACTGTCATCTTTATTAGTTCCCACTCCCTGGCTCACAGTTCTCTTGTTGAAAACGGCGCCATTTTCTCCGACCGGCCTCGACCACCCCCCACAAAAAGGTTTTTAAGCTGTAATCAGCATAATATTAATACTGCTGGGTATGGCCCCACGTGGCGCTTGTTTCGGAGGAATTTGAATTCTGAGATTTTGCATCCTTCGAGGGTGAAGGCGTTCTCACATGCGAGGGAGTGGGTGTTGGGTGTACTGGTGCAACGCCTTTACAAGAGTACTGACAATGTGGGTGTTAAGGTTGTAGATGAGTTTCAGTTTGCGATGTTCGGGTTGCTTGTGTTGATGTGTTTTGGGGATAAGTTGGAGGAGAAGGAGATTAAGGAGGTTGAGAGGGTGCAGAGAGGGATTTTCTCGAATTTAGAGAGGGTTAGGGTGCTTGATATGTGGCCCGTGTTAGGAAAGACTTTGTTTTACAGGAGATGGTTAGAGTTGAAAAGACTTCGAAAGAATCAAGAGAGTGTGTTGATTCCGTTGATCAAGTGCCGATTGGAGAAGCTCCAGCCGGGACTTGATCAGGATGAGGTAGTCACAGCGTATGTTGATACGTTGCTGAAATTGAAGCTTCCGGAGGAAGGGGATAGGAAATTGAGTTTTCCGGAAATTGTTAGTTTGTGTAGTGAGTTTTTGACTGGGGGGACAGATACGACTACAACGGCTTTGCAATGGATTATGGCCAACTTGGTGAAGCATCCGGAGATTCAGGGGAAAGTTTATGATGAGATTATGAGTGTTAAGGGTAACTGTCCGGGGTTGGGGGGAGAAGGGAAAATGGTGGTGGTGGAGGAAGAGGATTTGCAGCAGATGCCATATTTGAAGGCAGTTGTGTTGGAGAGTTTGAGAGCTCATCCGCCTGCACATTTCGTATTGGCACATTCCGTGACTCAGGAAATTGAGTTGGACGGTTATGTAGTGCCTACAGATGCAAGAATTAATTATATGGTGGCCGAGATGGGGAGGGATCCTAAGGTGTGGGATGATCCGTTGGAATTTAAACCGGAAAGGTTCTTGAATAAAAAGGGAGATTTAGAAGCTTTCGATATAACAGGGAGCAGGGGGATCAAGATGATGCCTTTCGGTGCTGGGAGAAGGATATGCCCTGCCTTGAACTTGGCAATGCTTCATCTTGAGTATTTTGTGGCTAATCTGATTTGGTATTTCAGATGGAAGGCTCCTGATGGTGTTCCTGTTGATCTATCAGAGAAAGAAGAATTCACTGTTGTCATGAAAAATCCCCTACTTGCTCACATTTCTCCTAGGGCAAAATTGTAG